In a single window of the Methanolobus psychrophilus R15 genome:
- a CDS encoding Proteasome-activating nucleotidase: MSNSSAESPADTKNPKLATQCEPDDVNKKDVESLLQEIEILKVNNENMRAKLLEASMMANTYLDESSKLKKQIEQLTRPPLFIASVMEVEKDMALIRQHGNNQEVVTKIPTHFQGEIQAGMRVCVNAAFSIVSIISRAADVRAQVMELITSPGIDYDMIGGLDDVLKEVIESVELPLTEPELFERIGIEPPTGVLLYGAPGTGKTLIAKAVASRAQATFIRMSGSDLIQKFVGEGARLVKDVFQMARDKAPTILFIDEIDAVGGMRTHDGTTGSAEVNRTMLQLLAEMDGFDATNNVKIIAATNRIDLLDPALLRPGRFDRVIEVPLPDEKGRTEIFKIHTRKMKLAPDVDIESIAKMTASLSGADIKVITKEAGMFVLRRRGTEITMRDLTDAYDKVVSEEENNIPHGMFA; the protein is encoded by the coding sequence ATGTCTAACAGTAGTGCCGAATCACCGGCTGACACTAAGAATCCAAAGCTGGCTACTCAGTGTGAGCCAGATGATGTTAACAAAAAGGATGTAGAGTCATTACTGCAGGAGATCGAGATACTAAAGGTCAATAACGAGAACATGCGTGCAAAACTCCTTGAGGCAAGCATGATGGCGAACACTTATCTCGACGAATCCAGTAAGCTCAAAAAACAGATAGAGCAGCTGACAAGGCCGCCCCTGTTCATTGCGAGTGTCATGGAAGTCGAAAAGGACATGGCACTCATAAGGCAGCATGGGAACAACCAAGAAGTTGTGACTAAGATCCCAACTCATTTCCAGGGCGAGATACAGGCAGGAATGAGAGTCTGTGTCAATGCTGCATTTTCCATAGTATCTATAATAAGCAGGGCTGCCGATGTTCGCGCGCAGGTCATGGAGCTCATCACATCACCCGGAATAGATTATGATATGATAGGCGGGCTTGATGATGTACTTAAAGAGGTAATTGAATCCGTGGAATTACCACTGACAGAACCCGAGCTCTTTGAGCGCATAGGTATCGAGCCACCCACAGGAGTATTGCTCTACGGTGCCCCAGGTACAGGTAAAACACTTATCGCAAAGGCTGTTGCATCCCGCGCGCAGGCAACCTTCATACGCATGTCCGGTTCAGACCTCATTCAGAAGTTTGTAGGAGAAGGTGCGCGGCTTGTCAAGGACGTGTTCCAGATGGCCCGCGACAAAGCACCTACCATCCTGTTCATTGACGAGATCGATGCAGTAGGCGGCATGCGCACACATGATGGCACGACAGGCTCGGCAGAGGTCAACCGTACCATGCTGCAGTTGCTTGCGGAGATGGATGGCTTTGATGCAACAAACAACGTGAAGATCATTGCCGCAACTAACCGCATAGACCTGCTTGATCCAGCATTGCTGCGTCCGGGACGTTTTGACCGAGTGATAGAGGTCCCGCTACCCGATGAAAAAGGCCGCACAGAGATATTCAAGATACACACCCGCAAGATGAAACTTGCCCCGGACGTAGACATTGAGAGTATCGCCAAAATGACTGCCAGCCTTAGTGGCGCCGACATCAAGGTGATCACAAAGGAAGCCGGCATGTTCGTCCTTAGAAGACGTGGTACAGAGATAACCATGAGGGATCTTACTGATGCCTACGACAAGGTAGTCTCGGAAGAAGAGAACAATATCCCCCACGGTATGTTTGCCTGA
- a CDS encoding Substrate-binding region of ABC-type glycine betaine transport system: MVQQIDVKGNKVWLELKKDGEVVDTDVLSTDATLTKQERTYLYKDSDDIPVFYCYAASAFRGATTDLVVFEYVFLRGDIIEINTDDAYGAFKVQGFTVPAVLDNVTYTGNIMNTGDDALVMASSKSISLKSEQGTSIFTAGSVSRPRTQLHLT; this comes from the coding sequence GTGGTACAGCAGATAGATGTGAAAGGGAACAAGGTCTGGCTGGAGCTGAAAAAGGACGGGGAAGTTGTTGATACCGATGTCCTTTCAACAGATGCCACCCTCACAAAGCAGGAAAGGACCTATCTCTACAAGGACAGTGATGACATCCCTGTATTCTACTGTTACGCTGCTTCCGCATTCAGGGGAGCAACTACCGACCTTGTTGTGTTCGAGTATGTCTTCCTGAGAGGAGATATCATTGAGATCAATACTGATGATGCCTATGGGGCTTTCAAGGTACAGGGCTTCACGGTCCCCGCAGTCCTGGACAATGTTACCTATACAGGCAACATCATGAACACCGGCGACGATGCCCTTGTAATGGCCAGCAGCAAGAGCATTTCCCTTAAGTCAGAACAGGGGACATCGATCTTCACGGCGGGATCAGTATCAAGACCGAGGACACAACTGCACCTGACCTGA
- a CDS encoding formylmethanofuran dehydrogenase, subunit E — MQESSTETTTWLIPSFDEAAKFHGHVCPGLTIGYIAAKAALEKLHTERDIDEELVTIVENDACGVDAVQVLTGCTIGKGNLIYRDHAKQVFTFICRDSGKAVRVALKASFNIDNIDPEVNKLRPKVMSGKATEEEAKDFKGRMDGISHTMRHTPVEEMLDIRFVDAEIPHKARIFNSLKCAKCGEMMAESRTRVQNGEFVCIPCFEEYTRGW, encoded by the coding sequence ATGCAGGAAAGTTCAACCGAAACCACAACCTGGCTGATACCCTCTTTCGATGAGGCAGCAAAGTTCCACGGCCATGTCTGCCCCGGGCTCACCATCGGCTACATCGCCGCAAAGGCAGCCTTGGAAAAACTTCATACCGAGAGAGATATCGATGAAGAGCTCGTCACCATCGTAGAGAACGATGCATGCGGGGTCGACGCCGTGCAGGTGCTTACAGGATGTACCATAGGCAAAGGCAATCTCATCTACCGGGACCATGCAAAGCAAGTATTCACATTCATATGCAGGGATAGCGGCAAGGCGGTCAGGGTTGCCCTGAAGGCAAGTTTCAACATAGACAACATCGATCCCGAAGTGAACAAGCTGCGCCCCAAGGTAATGTCAGGGAAGGCTACTGAGGAAGAAGCAAAAGACTTTAAAGGGCGCATGGACGGTATATCCCACACCATGAGACACACCCCTGTTGAGGAAATGTTGGATATCAGGTTCGTGGATGCAGAGATACCTCATAAGGCCCGGATATTCAATTCCCTGAAATGTGCAAAATGCGGAGAGATGATGGCTGAGTCCCGCACCAGGGTGCAGAATGGGGAATTCGTATGCATCCCTTGTTTTGAAGAGTACACAAGAGGCTGGTAA